The region AAGCCGATGCAGGGGCCAGAGCGACCAACTTTCCCACCAACTTTCCCACCAACTTTCCCACCAACTTTTTCGCCTTCGATTGATGGATTGAGTGCGGCAATTTCAATTGCCCGAGGACGAATGGCCGAGGCCTTACTCTCAATCTCAGCGATGGTGGTATTCTTCGGTATCGCTAGTGGCCTGGCGAAGATTTCTGACGGGATCAAAGGACTGATCAACACAACCGAAGGGATTCTGAAAAATCTTAAAAATGCCGAAAACGTTAATGAAGCGGTCGATACCGTAAGAAAGGGACTTCGTATCGGCAAAGTGACGGTTGAACAAGCCGAAGAAGCCATTACCGGAATACCTGCACTCGTCGGAGATGAGGCCCTGGAGACAGGCGTTGATGCCACCACGGAGAAGCACCTCTGGGAAACAGGGGGCAGAGAGCTTGACGATTTTGGTGACGGGCATAAATACTATGAGCTTAAAAATGGAAAAATTGGAAAGTGTAGTGACCCTTGTCGAGTTTATGATGATCTGGATGAGGCACTTAAGGCCCCACAGACGGTGTTGGGCGGACCAAGTTGGGCTTCGTGGGATTTGCTGCCAAAAGTCAACCGGAGAGGACGGATTCATGCGAACATAAACGGTAGACTTTACTCAGAACATGCAGTTCCAGAGGATGTCGCCAAGAGCATTGGGCAACGCACCCGGTGGTATTGCCGGTCGTGGTGTGCCGCCTTCTGTTGTCGAAGACATGATCCAGAATGGCACGATTAGTGGCATGCCAGTGTCTGGATCAACGATCCGAGTCAGCAAGACCCTTTGTAACGTTGAAGTAGTTCTTGAAGAAGGCATAGTAGTCACGATCATCAGACATTGAATTCTATGATATGGTGCATTTGTGGATGAACACACGCAAATTCTGCTCGACAAGACAGAGCAACTGTTTCAGCAGTTTCGCAGCCGTGTTATCACGCTAGAGGAATTGCAAAATGGAATAGTGGGCATTGCTTCAGCGTTCGAGGGCGGCTTGGGAAATCAGATTGGCACGGCACTCAACAAACTGGAGGGCGATCTCGAACACATTCGATTCATGTCACAACCAGAAGATCACTTCCCTGATGCTTTGGATCGAATCACGCAAACGAAAAGAGCGATTAGAAACGTGCGTGGGACCAAGGGCTGAGTATCCCAAAGTCAAGAAGTCAACATGCTCCATCAAGATTTCACGCAACCACCCTCGCCCCCACCTTTTTTTGACGCCCATTCCCACGAAAAGCATTTTGCAACTGCGTTTGCCTTTGCTCTTGCAAATTCACCCGCCAAAGCATGGCCGGTGCGTTTGCTTTCGCATGTGCCCGGCTATTCGCCCCGTGCCTTGGCTCCTGCATGAGCCGTCTGCATCTGCACCGAACGTCCGCCCCAGCGTCTGCTTTCGCATGAGCGGGCCATCATCCGCTTCGACGCTTGCTCTTGCGTTGGCCGCCCACCATCCGCTTTGGCATCAGGCATCTGGCGACCGCATCAGCGCTGGCGACCGCCCCAGCACGGCCGCCTGGCATCGCCGACGCCAAGCAAACGCCAGTGCGAAAGAACGACGAAAGGGTCGCGACTTTCTTCGGCGAAAATAGCGTAATAAAAGTCAGGAGTGGTCAGCAGATGACAGGGGGACTGATACATGCCGAGAGAATTACTTGTTATACGCCACGAAGAACAACTTACTCCGGGCAGATATTGATACGCCGGCATGCAACTTGTTCAATATGCTTTAGATTTGCTTTGGCAAGCACATTCGGAACATGTTGATGACAAAATTCTTTCAGACGCAGTGGACCAAATTGAATCACTTGTTCCCGTTGATGTTTCTGACTGCGAGCGTGCCGCCACGGAGGCTGTCGGAGGGTGGGTGTTTTTCTTAACCAGCGTCTACAGCACGCTACGATGCCTGCTCGGGCAGAAGCCGTCATTTTGGGCCCTAGAATCGGCTGAAAACGCCGTCAACGCCTTTTATCACCGGGCGGAAGATCGTTTCATGCGAGAACAGGGAAAGCGCTGGTACAGTTCAGACGAATCGGAAGTAAGGGCTAACTCGCCAGAGATTGCTCAAGAGATCGAATTTCAGTGGCGATGCCTGGAACGCTGCCAGCAGGGCCAGCCCATCTCACGCCAGTCGCCTCCCTAATCCAGGTTATATAAAATACTCGCGTCTTGGTCTTCAATGCGACCACGATCACGCTGTTTAACTACCAGTATGACGCGGCCGGACAACGCACGTCGGTGGTCGATGAAGATGGCAACCGCACGACCTGGACCTACGATGGTGCCAGCCAGCTTCTCACCGAGCACCGGGCCCAAAGCTTTGCCGGGTCTACTGCCTTCCAGACGAAGTTCGTGTTGAACGATGGGGCATTTGAGCTGGCAGACAACAAGTGCCCAACCCGTGTCCGGTATGTCCTGGACCCGCTCACCAAGTAGATGGCATTTTAGAGGTCAATTGATCATGGAGTCTTCCTCACCCACCGCGAAGAACCTGAGCCGGTCTTCAAAATCGAAGTGGAAGGGGATCATGTCTACAGGGTGGGCGTGAGCGGAGTGCTGGTGCATAATGCATCGGCTCCGAGTGGATACTGCGATCCTTCAGGCCGCCGCTACCGATCCTCCGCAAGTTAAAAAGATTCAGAAAAAGGATCGACAATCAGCACCGAAGAAATCAAAAGGCAATACTAAGGCTAAACGTCAGAAGGTGGAGAAGGAGAGTTCCGAATTTAAAGCAATTCAGAAGAAACTTGATGGCAAGATTGAGGAGTGTGAGAATATATGCATAAACTTGCTGGATGACGAAAATGCGTCGGCACCGCTTCCTTGCTGCAGCGGATTCACACACGGCGGCTCTGTAACTCTTGTCGAAATCGTGAAAGTAAACGGTCGGGAAGTTTCAATCTACGGCAAGGGCCAAAAGACAGGAGACGACAAATGTCCTGGAGGTGTCAATAAGCATAGGCAAGCATCTGTCAAGACGGCACGAAAGGCCGCAATGACCGGAAAATATGATTACCTCACCATGAACAGGCAGTGGAGTACGACCACCGGAGGTGTTTCGACTCACACGGATCGTCCTGATGTCATCGGCGTGCGTTGTGATGGGAAGGTCGATGCCTGGGAGATCATCTCCGAAAACGACAAACCCAAGGACTTGCAAAAACGGGTTGACGAGGGGATGGCAACATTACCGAAAGCGAATCGGGGAAACACGTTCGTGATCGACAAGTTCTGTTAGGATTACAGAGACATGAATCGAGAAGTCGCAGAAGATTGCATGGCGATCGCCTTCTACGGCGTTCAAGCAGATGCTGAAACGCTTGGGGCCTTTTACGCTGTGTTGATCGACTGGTTCAACGCCGCTGGTTGTCCACCTGATAAGCTTTCAGTGGATGGTTCTGGTTTCGGTGGAAAACCCGTGCCGTTTGGGAATGCAGACAAAAGACTGCGGAAGAAGGGATTTTCCGGTGTCGATTCATTTGATGTATATGCAATGCTGCCAAAAGGAACGACGCCAACCGTCGATTGGTGGGCGACGGCGTCTCTATCTTTGGATTACAAGCCATCATTCTTTGTACAAGCTCGCCGATCCTTGGCAAGCCTTGAAGAGCCGAGCGTGAGCAATTTTGTCGAGAAGTGTGTTGCTGCCCTAACTCCCGTTTACGGAATCGCTTACTATCGGGATCACAGCAGGGGGCCAGGGTTTTACGCAATTGGATTGAATTATGTCACACCGGACAATGTGATTGGGGACGATCCAGAAGAACTTGAGGCCGTATCAAAGTGGGGATACGTCGGCCTGAATAGCGAGGTCTATCGGGATGGTGTCATTCGAGATGTGTATCCGTACAATTATCTGACTGATCCACACTTGAAGATGCAGGTCCACGGCAAAACGCTGGAGTCATGGATATCATCAGATGATTCCCGTGGGACATTGCACAAGATTGGTGACCAGATGATGGTTTGGCAGGTCGGCAGTGAACAGGTCGAATCGGTGCGATCCCTCTTGGCTGAGTCTGGCATAATCTTCGATTGGAACAAGTACAAAGAGGACTGATTGCATTGTGTGCATCGTCTATCATTGCCCCTGCTTTCCCTCCCGCATTTCCGGTTTCCCAATTTCTGCAGCATACTTGGTCACGCTTCAGCAACCCGCCATCCCGTCCACAGTGTAATACTTAGTACGTACGCTTTTGTGATGAATTGATTTTGAGGACTGAGCAATGTCGTTGAGCCAACTTATCGGGCTGATTTCTCCGCCTAACACTCCGGAATTTCAGGGCGATGTACAAGATGAGAATGCGGTCGCGGCATCGCTCGGTACGCCATTGCCAGATGACTACTTAGCCTTCGGTCATGCGTTTGGATCGGGTAGGTTCTGCAATGAGTTCATACGCGTCTTCAATCCGTTTTCTCCTGAATACATCGATTTGGTGAATGGTCGTTTGTCGGCCCTACGGTCCTCTGCAGAGCGAGGCGAGTTAGACAGATATCCAGTATTTCCAACGACTGATGGCTTGCTACCCTGGGGCGATGACGAGAATGGAAATATTCTTGGTTGGCTGACGCGCGGTAGTCCCGATCAGTGGGTGGTAGCAATCCGAGAACAAGGCAATGGAGTTGAGGTTTGGGAGATGTCGTTTTCAGAATTTCTCTGCAAAGCGTTTCAGAATCAAATCGATGTTGCGATCTGGGATGAACCATTTCAGCCAGAGGAACTCAACTTTGAACCAAGTTAGATCTGCTCCTTAGTTAATTCCTCCCCCGCCCTTCATCGAAGGGCCAGCAACGGCTCTTTCGATCGCCCCTTGTCCGCCTTTGCAAGAGGGAGAAGGCCAAAGGATCACCGGGCGGTTCTCGCACACTGCTGGTGACCTCTACGACCTGAAGCTGACCAGCGAGACAGCCCCGCTGGGCGTTACCGGCAGCCACCCGTTTGGGTCGATCGAAACGATTGGGTAAGCACGCTGACCTGACCGTGGGTGAAGTGCTAATTACTCTAGAAGGCACCACCACCGTCCAATCGATCACCCACCGCGATGAACCGGAGCCGGTCTTCAACATCGAAGTGGATGGCGAGCATGTTTATCGGGTGGGCGAGAGCGGAGTGCTGGTGCATAATGCGTCCACCAATCAGCACGCCCCTGCTTCCGCAAAGCCCGTGATGCCGACGAGCGTTACAATGGCATGGCGAGTGCTCGATGAGCAGAACGGTCCAAGCGGTACGTTCGTCATCCAGAATGACCCTCAAATCAACACGCAAGATCCGTGTCGTGCGAGGAGTCTCCCGTGCAGGCAATAATACCTCGGTGATTCATGTTTACTGACAAGACATCAGAATTGGCGGCATTGGTTTCTCCTCCCGATGCCCCCTTGGACTTTGACGAAACCGTTTTGCAAAGAAACCAGGGCATTCTCAGAATCGAGTTCCCTGCGGACGCTGTAGAGTTTGCCAAGGTGTTCGGGAGTGGGAGGTTCAAGTGTGCTTATACTTGGGAAGTGTGGAGTCCGTCCCGACAAACGTTTCCATTGATCGTCCTAGAGTCCAGTTGCATTTTCAACATGTTCAAGGAATCGATGGAGATTGACGACGTCCCATTTGCGATCTTTCCCGACGTTGGAGGGATTCTCCCTTTCGCTACTAGCTCCGATGGTGATTGGGTCTGCTGGATCACGAAGGGAGAGCCGAACGACTGGAAGGTTGTCGATCTCTATCAGTACGAACAAGGTTTCTACCAAATCTTGGAGATGGGGTTTTCTGAGTATTTCTACAACGTGCTCACACGGAACGTCGTTCTGGATCGTCTCAAGGAAGGTGACGTTTGGAATCCCGATGAAGTGGAGTTTCAGCAGAAAGTCCGAAAGGACCGAGACTATGGTGGCTAATAAGTCCCTGTATTCTCATGTGCAGAATTGTGCGCCCTTCGCCTTCGACCGGCAATTGCTCTTCGCTGAGTTAGTCGCTGACCTCCCCTGGGCCTACGATCTGCACACCGGTATCCTCTCCTTTGGCGATCGCTTCGCCTGGCAAGCCGAAGTCCTCGGCACCGAATCCGAAGAGAGCGGCACTTGGCTCTGGGCATGGGCGAACGAAGGGAGCGACATCCCAAAGCAACAACAAGGCGCTTCGCTCATCCGCATATTCCCAAACCGCCTGCTTGATGGCCTGAAGCGTTGTCCTCAGCATATTGCAGGAGGGGAAACGCCGAGTGTTGGGTTTCCAATTGTATTGCTCCGCAGCCCCAACTGAATAGAAGTCTACGGCGCTCATGTCAGCGGCAATCCATTCCTTTGAGGTTGTATATTTTTTTGGATAAGGACCGTCGGTGTGACAAAGCTTACCGCCGGATAGCTAAAAAGAAAAAAGGGCAGGGCCGCCCAACTGGGCGGCCCTGCGAGACTTATCTGCGGATCGAAATTCTACCGTCGTGAAGAACGACCGCGGCAACGACCGGCGTGAAATCCCTTCCGGCTTCCCAATTGCTTTCCGGTTTTGTAGCAAGCCCAGGCAACGACGGCCCAGAATGCAGCCTGCACGATGGTTTCCATAAATCCTCCCACTTCTCGAAGTAACAAACACTACCTGTCCGAGCGTCGAAAATTCACACAACGAGGATGATATCGGTGCTGACGCCGCCCGCGCTGCTGACCACCTCGGATCAAACGCAGATCGACTTGATCCGCTGCATTCCGAGGATGCGTCGTTCGTGACAAGACTGCTGTTTCCGAAATGCGGGAGTTAGGCTGCTTTCGGTTCATAAGACCCGCTCCCCGAAGGCTCCCATGCTCTCAATAAATCGACTTCGTCCCAGTCGATGACGTTCGGGCCGAAACCGACTTCGTCGTCCAGGTCGTCAGAAGGTTCCTCCACGAGCGAAAATCCAAGTTGGCGGACCGTGGCAACGGTCTCGCCGGTAGCCTCGGCAACGGCTCGGTAGAAATCTGAAGTTTGCATAAGTTCATTTCTCCTTAGGTCAAGAAACAGAAATAGCCCTTGCCGGATCGCAATCCAGCAAGGGCTTGGAAAGGTTGTGATAAACAGGTTGCGTTAGTCGTCGCCTGGAGAGAGCCAATGCTCTTCCAGCCAACGGACTTCGGCGGTCAGCGCGGCACTTCGACTACTGAAAGGACCGAGCTTCGGCCCGCCGACGGGCGAAAGATCCGCGAACCACTGGCCGTGTTCGTTCGGTTCGACATGCGAACCTCGCGAGATCGACGGTTTGCCGAGCGTATGGAGGTCGAGTGTCTCGTCATAGAGACAGCGAATTGCCCCCGTGGATGAGATGACAAGTTGCATGGGGCACCTCACTTCGGGGAGCGGATAATTCGCCGACGAGGGCGATCGACCAATAGATCGTCCAGCGTGGCCTGAACGCTCGATAGTTCACGGCTAACTGTCTGTCGTACCTGAGCGTCGTCTCGTAGCGTCTGAGGCTGAACGCCCTGGACAATATCCTGGCACTGCGAAACGAGCGAGTCGAGTTGGTCGTTCGATCGAACATTCAAGGAACGAAATCGTTCAAAGAATGCATTCAAATTGCCAACCGCCGAGTCCCGAAAGACTTTGGCGCGACCATCCTGCTGGCCCGAGAGTCGTTCTGTCAGATGTGTTACCAAGCCCGAAAGCTCTTCAACGAAGGCGGACTCGGCAAGCTGAACTGCCTCGTCAAAACGAGCCTGCACACGACGACACTCTTCCTGGTACAGTCGAGGATCGAGTTGCCGCAGATAGGACGGAGCTTCCACATTCGGGAAGTCCCAGGTAACGTCGAATAGCCCGATCAACGACATTGGGTAATCGGCCTCGTTGTAGAGGCGACCGAGTCGCTGGCGTGCCGCCTCTTTCAGCGAGAAATAATCTTCGTCGAGTTCTTCGACTGCCTTGATCAGGTCCTGGCGATGCTCGCTCATCCAGTCTTGAAACGTATCGACCCTATCCTGCCGAATCAGTCGTACGGCTGGCTCTGGATACGGCAGACTGATGGACGTCCAAAACGAGCGGATGCGATTCCGCTCCGAAGTCACGGCTTTGAAACGTGGATTCTTCGTGTCCAGCAGCTTCTTGCCCGCACTCAAGAATTCACCCTGGGCATCGAAGGACAAGGCTGCCTGAGCCCTTTGAGCACGAGTCAACGTCTTCTGCGTACCCAGCCAAGTAAAGTTGACGCGGGTGGCGCACATGGTGGATCGCAGCCTCCCGGAGGGGCTGCTGCGATCGGTCGGCTGTTCTAAAGTTGTTGCCGTCATAAATACCTCACTTGAAGATGGGTTAGTTTTGGGCTAATTGGATTCAGGATTCTGCGTTAGTCGTCGCCGCGACTTTCGCGTCGCCTGAGTCGCTGTGGTGAACACGCCCCCGGACTCGGCAGACAGACAGCGACCGCTCGCCCAGTTCCGGAGCCGCTCAACCGATTCGGCGGATGTGACGGCGACCGGAACCACGTTCTGCGCCGCCTGCACCAGGGGAACATTCAAGAGAGCAGATAACCGGCAACAAGCACGGATCTCGGCGCCCGTCCACGATCCGTCGTCGGGCAGTTCCTGCGAGGGATTCAAACCAAAGCGGTCCAGGTACATCTGCCAGATGGCTTGCTTCTGTGACTTCCCAGGTAAGTCGAGAAAGAAAATTGCATCAAAGCGTTCTGCTCGGGTGAGTTCCGGCGGCAGCTTGGAGACATCGTTGCTGGTGGCGATCACAAAGACATCCGACTGGTGATCGGCCAGCCAGGTTAGTAGCGTCCCGAGCATTCTTGAGCCGACACCGCTATCGGTCTGACTCGAACCGGATGTGCCGCCGAGGGCCTTTTCCAGTTCGTCGATGAAGAGTACCGCAGGCTGCATCGCATCGATGATTTTCAACGCCCTGCGAGTTCGCTCCTCGGTTTGACCGACGATGCCGCCCATGAGTGCCCCGACATCGAGCGTTAGAGTCGGCCTGCCAATCTCGCGGCCAAGCGCTTTGGCGAAGGCCGACTTGCCAGTACCAGGCACACCCAGCAGTAAAACGCCCTTCGCTTGGACCGAGCGGGATTCTCGCGATCGCAGTGCCTGACAGCAAAACTGCTTGAGCGAATCCAACCCTCCCAGTTCGGCAAAGGACTCGCCGCCAAGATGGAGCGATAGCAGGCCGCTCTTGATGAGCGTCTGCGACTTGAGCTGCCATATGGCCGACGGCTCCAGTCGGCCATGTCTCACCAGGGACAACGCAAACGCGTTCTCCGCTTCATAGCGGCTCAAGCCACAGGCCGCATCGAGAATCCGTTCTCGTTCAACACCTGTGGGGAACTCATCCCCTTCGGTCGCGATGTCCGTTGCAATCTCCGTGAGCTGTACCCGAGAGGGCAGCTCATGCTCTATCACGGTGAACACGCGTTCGAGTTCAACTGGTAGCTGAACCACGGGTGCCAAAATCACCAGAAAACGCTGATGACCTTTCCCCTGCGAAACCTGGTGAAAGATCGCCTGCACCACTTCCGCCGAACCGAGGAAGCGATGGAGATTGGACAGCACCAGGAGCGAGGGCTGTCCGTTGCTGGGAAGCGATTCGAGATATCGCACGGCCCCTAAGGGATCGGTGACCGATCCCGCTGGCGATTCCTCTTGGGCCATCGGGGCACCTCTGAGACCGACGTCGATATCCCAGGTATTCATCCGCCAGTCTTCGTCCCGGCAAAGCTGAGCCAGTTCGGCGATCGCATCATCCTGTTCGCAGCTGCGAATCCAGAGTCCGCTGAAGCCAGCCCGCACCAGTTCCTGAATTTCTTCTGCTAAGCGCATATTGATTCCTTGTAAATGAAGTCTAGAAACGAATAAGCTCGCGAGAGCGAGCTTTAGGCAGAGTGGGCTAGACGCCCGATCGTGGTCAGCCAACTGGCGATTTCGCCTTCAGGATCTCGGTCCCGAAGGTGGTCTACCGTCATGTGGCCTGCGCACTGCGTGTTGAGCCAACGTTTGGCGCGGCTGGACAGGCGATTCTGAGAGCGACGCGACAAGAGTTCCCAAGGCCTGTCGTGGAGGCCGTTCTCATAGAGTTGCTTGGCGACGAGGATGGCCACCGGGTCAAAATCGCCGAACGTAAGCTCGATCGGAGCAACCTCTCGGATCGCTGCTGGATGAAGATAGTTTTCCAGGCTACGCTTCCGCGTAAGCACCGCTCGACAGTTTGGCCGCTGGTTGATCACCTCGGCCAATTCCTGACGCTGTTCCGTTTCCGGCGGCACTTCATGGTCGAGCAAGAAGAACTCCGGCTTGCCCAGCGAAGCGAATCGATAGATCCAGCTGGGCAAGTTGCTGCCCCCGAAGGGAATAAATACCACTTGCCCTTGCTGTTCCATTTCTGCCAGATTCGGCAGGTCCGGATCGTGCGCATGCAGCGTCAACGAAATCCGGCGAAGGAACTCAATGTCGTTGGTTCCCTCGACAATCACCAGAACGCGTGCCAGGTCGATCATTCCGTGAGTAGGAGTTTCAGGTATGGGATCCATAGGCAGTTATTCCTTCTGTTCGATTTGATTTTGTTGCGTGATTTCCGAGGCGTGGAACTCGGCTGTAAGCGTCTCGGACGTTTGTTGTCCCAAGGCAGCTTCCAGGAAGCGACTTGCCTCGCGACACTCTGAGCTCTGAAAGCCCCGCGTTTCGAGGCGTGTCCTGCCTGTGGGGCTGACGGTGATCTCAATGATTTTCAAGAACCTACCCTCCAACTTGAATGACGAGCTTAATGCTTCCGTCCGGAAGCGACTGTTCAACGGCGGTGTGACCTTGCTTGCGGGCCTCGATCGTCGCCCGTTCGACGGCATACCGCTGCAGAAACTGATCGAGTTCTTTCTGGCTGCCCCAATGGCCGTTGTAGTTGTCGTAATCGAGCCGACCGGTCGTCACGTCGGCGACGACCGGGTAACGCCAATCTCGAAGTTGGATCGCCCAGCCCCGCTTGCGATCGTTGAACAAGCGAACCTCACCGTACGTAGGCTCGGGAAGTTGAAGTCGCCGTGTTGCCTGGCGGATCGCCGTAACATCACGCACTTCTGTTTCAATGGTGACGACGTGTGACATAGAACCTCCTGGGTAGAATGAATTGAATGTGGTTAACACGCAGGTCTCGAAGGCGATGACCAGTGAAGGGTTAAGACGTCCCTCATCTATTTATGCCCCGTTTTGGGCGGAAATTTAGTTTTCGAGAGCCTCGGCGTTATTCGATGAAGGGTCGACGTCTTGTTGATCGCGTCGATGGGCTTGCACGACGAGGTAGGCGAGGTTAGCCGCCAGTTGTGCTCGCTGCGAATCGGTCTCTGAATCTTGAGCATGATTCGAATCGGAAATGGGTGGCATTCATCCTCCTTTCATTAGCGTGATACTCCAAAATCGCTTAGCGCATGAAAAACGCCTCGTCACGAGGACGAGGTATTGATTAACAATCATTCACGGTCAGATTAGCGAGGACGCCGTTTCTTGCCGTTGTTGTAGGGGACGTTTGGCGGCTCAAGGCCTTGCATCTCGTACCAGCGACGGTAGCTGTACCAAACGTTTCCCGAATTGACGTTGTGGCCTTCGCGCTGCAGTTGCTTCGCTGTCTCGCGATGAC is a window of Bremerella sp. TYQ1 DNA encoding:
- a CDS encoding RHS repeat domain-containing protein, whose protein sequence is MVFNATTITLFNYQYDAAGQRTSVVDEDGNRTTWTYDGASQLLTEHRAQSFAGSTAFQTKFVLNDGAFELADNKCPTRVRYVLDPLTK
- a CDS encoding ATP-dependent endonuclease; this translates as MDPIPETPTHGMIDLARVLVIVEGTNDIEFLRRISLTLHAHDPDLPNLAEMEQQGQVVFIPFGGSNLPSWIYRFASLGKPEFFLLDHEVPPETEQRQELAEVINQRPNCRAVLTRKRSLENYLHPAAIREVAPIELTFGDFDPVAILVAKQLYENGLHDRPWELLSRRSQNRLSSRAKRWLNTQCAGHMTVDHLRDRDPEGEIASWLTTIGRLAHSA
- a CDS encoding DUF2997 domain-containing protein, producing MKIIEITVSPTGRTRLETRGFQSSECREASRFLEAALGQQTSETLTAEFHASEITQQNQIEQKE
- a CDS encoding DUF6882 domain-containing protein, producing MVANKSLYSHVQNCAPFAFDRQLLFAELVADLPWAYDLHTGILSFGDRFAWQAEVLGTESEESGTWLWAWANEGSDIPKQQQGASLIRIFPNRLLDGLKRCPQHIAGGETPSVGFPIVLLRSPN
- a CDS encoding SMI1/KNR4 family protein; the protein is MSLSQLIGLISPPNTPEFQGDVQDENAVAASLGTPLPDDYLAFGHAFGSGRFCNEFIRVFNPFSPEYIDLVNGRLSALRSSAERGELDRYPVFPTTDGLLPWGDDENGNILGWLTRGSPDQWVVAIREQGNGVEVWEMSFSEFLCKAFQNQIDVAIWDEPFQPEELNFEPS
- a CDS encoding AAA family ATPase, with product MRLAEEIQELVRAGFSGLWIRSCEQDDAIAELAQLCRDEDWRMNTWDIDVGLRGAPMAQEESPAGSVTDPLGAVRYLESLPSNGQPSLLVLSNLHRFLGSAEVVQAIFHQVSQGKGHQRFLVILAPVVQLPVELERVFTVIEHELPSRVQLTEIATDIATEGDEFPTGVERERILDAACGLSRYEAENAFALSLVRHGRLEPSAIWQLKSQTLIKSGLLSLHLGGESFAELGGLDSLKQFCCQALRSRESRSVQAKGVLLLGVPGTGKSAFAKALGREIGRPTLTLDVGALMGGIVGQTEERTRRALKIIDAMQPAVLFIDELEKALGGTSGSSQTDSGVGSRMLGTLLTWLADHQSDVFVIATSNDVSKLPPELTRAERFDAIFFLDLPGKSQKQAIWQMYLDRFGLNPSQELPDDGSWTGAEIRACCRLSALLNVPLVQAAQNVVPVAVTSAESVERLRNWASGRCLSAESGGVFTTATQATRKSRRRLTQNPESN
- a CDS encoding DUF1257 domain-containing protein, with amino-acid sequence MSHVVTIETEVRDVTAIRQATRRLQLPEPTYGEVRLFNDRKRGWAIQLRDWRYPVVADVTTGRLDYDNYNGHWGSQKELDQFLQRYAVERATIEARKQGHTAVEQSLPDGSIKLVIQVGG